From the genome of Vigna angularis cultivar LongXiaoDou No.4 chromosome 11, ASM1680809v1, whole genome shotgun sequence, one region includes:
- the LOC108333450 gene encoding pentatricopeptide repeat-containing protein At1g53600, mitochondrial, which produces MKQNFRSLQQRITKLKQFQFKHDPKPSDSINRVVRDSKLLIQCNKQIAENGRNGNVNEAELVFHMMPVKNTASWTAMLTVYAQNGQIENARKAFDQTPQRTTVSYNAMISAYIRNGCNVAKAYELFLVLSERNLVSYAAMITGFVKAGKFHMAEELYLQAPHEFRDPACSNALINGYLKAGEVNEALQVFENMVERDVVSWSAMVDGLCRDGRVAAARELFDRMPERNVVSWSAMIDGYMGKGFFQEGFSLFTDMRREGLVDVNSTTVTIMFKACGNYCRMPEGMQIHGLVSRLGFELESVLSNSMITMYCMFGCTDMADKVFCILSDKDIVTWNSLISGYVHNNEVEAAYRVFESMPEKNLISWTTMITGFTKSGRIGNAIQLFNMLPVKDDFVWTTIISGFVNNKEYEEALHWYARMIWECRPNPLTISSVLTASAALVALNEGLQIHTCILKMNLEYHLSVQNSLISFYSKCGNVIDAHRIFLDVIEPNVISYNSIINGFGQNGFGKEALGIYRKMQSEGHEANHVTFLAVLSACTHAGLVEEGWNLFNSMKSRYGIDPEADHYACIVDLLGRAGLLDEAVDLIRSMPFKPHSGVWGAILGASNTYLRLDLAKLAAQHITELEPKNATPYVVLSNMYSASGEKIDSDLVRKTKNFKGIKKNPGCSWITMKDKVHLFLAGDQSHDNIEEMKATILTMDREMQWLCHCRC; this is translated from the coding sequence ATGAAGCAGAACTTCAGAAGTTTACAGCAACGAATTACTAAGTTGAAGCAATTTCAATTCAAGCATGATCCGAAACCTAGTGACTCCATAAATAGAGTTGTTAGAGACAGCAAACTTTTGATTCAGTGCAACAAACAGATAGCAGAGAATGGAAGAAATGGAAACGTTAATGAGGCAGAATTGGTATTCCACATGATGCCCGTGAAGAACACTGCTTCTTGGACTGCCATGCTCACTGTCTACGCCCAAAATGGCCAAATAGAAAACGCCCGCAAAGCGTTCGATCAAACGCCTCAACGAACTACGGTCTCATATAACGCAATGATATCGGCTTATATTCGCAATGGTTGCAACGTGGCCAAAGCTTATGAGCTGTTTTTAGTGTTGTCTGAACGCAACTTGGTCTCATATGCTGCCATGATCACGGGTTTTGTGAAGGCAGGGAAGTTCCACATGGCTGAGGAACTGTACCTTCAGGCTCCACATGAGTTCCGGGACCCTGCTTGCTCAAATGCGTTGATAAATGGATATTTGAAGGCAGGTGAAGTGAATGAAGCGTTGCAGGTTTTTGAGAACATGGTTGAGAGGGATGTGGTTTCTTGGAGTGCCATGGTTGATGGGTTGTGCAGGGATGGGAGGGTTGCAGCTGCCAGGGAGCTGTTTGACAGGATGCCTGAAAGGAACGTGGTTTCTTGGAGTGCAATGATAGATGGGTACATGGGGAAAGGTTTCTTTCAAGAGGGTTTTTCCTTGTTTACGGATATGAGGAGGGAAGGTCTGGTTGATGTTAATTCCACCACAGTGACTATCATGTTTAAAGCGTGCGGGAATTATTGTAGAATGCCAGAGGGCATGCAGATACATGGGTTGGTTTCACGTTTGGGATTTGAGTTGGAAAGTGTTTTGAGTAACTCCATGATTACTATGTATTGCATGTTTGGTTGCACAGACATGGCAGACAAAGTATTTTGTATATTGAGCGACAAAGATATAGTTACTTGGAATTCTTTAATTTCTGGATACGTTCATAACAATGAAGTGGAAGCTGCGTATAGGGTTTTCGAGAGTATGCCAGAGAAAAACTTGATCTCTTGGACAACCATGATCACAGGGTTTACTAaaagtggaagaattggaaATGCCATACAGCTTTTTAATATGTTGCCAGTGAAGGATGATTTTGTTTGGACGACTATTATATCTGGGTTTGTAAATAATAAGGAGTATGAGGAAGCTTTGCATTGGTATGCTCGGATGATTTGGGAATGCAGGCCAAATCCTTTAACTATTAGTAGTGTCCTCACAGCTTCAGCTGCTTTGGTGGCGTTAAATGAAGGGCTACAGATTCATACCTGTATTCTGAAAATGAACCTAGAGTATCATTTGTCTGTACAAAACTCTCTTATATCATTTTACTCCAAGTGTGGGAATGTGATTGATGCCCACAGGATTTTCTTAGATGTCATTGAACCAAATGTCATCTCTTATAACTCAATCATCAATGGGTTTGGACAAAATGGTTTTGGCAAAGAGGCTCTCGGTATCTATAGAAAAATGCAGAGTGAAGGTCATGAAGCCAACCATGTTACTTTCCTTGCTGTTCTTTCAGCCTGTACTCATGCAGGATTAGTTGAAGAGGGATGGAACTTATTTAACTCCATGAAATCACGTTATGGAATTGATCCAGAAGCTGATCATTATGCTTGCATTGTCGATCTCCTTGGCCGTGCAGGTTTGCTTGATGAAGCTGTTGATCTAATCCGTTCAATGCCATTTAAGCCCCATTCTGGGGTTTGGGGGGCTATTCTTGGTGCAAGCAATACTTACCTCCGTCTCGACCTTGCTAAGCTTGCAGCTCAACACATTACTGAGCTGGAGCCTAAAAATGCAACTCCTTATGTGGTATTATCTAACATGTATTCTGCTTCTGGGGAAAAGATTGACAGTGACTTAGTAAGAAAGACCAAAAACtttaaaggaataaaaaaaaatccaggTTGTAGTTGGATTACAATGAAAGATAAGGTTCATCTGTTTCTTGCAGGGGATCAATCACATGATAATATTGAAGAAATGAAAGCCACAATACTGACCATGGATAGGGAAATGCAGTGGTTGTGTCATTGTCGGTGCTGA
- the LOC108332597 gene encoding uncharacterized protein LOC108332597 — protein MSRTARSNLLGPREWQQARAIICLYKGPFLTFQTHLAFATTLIALTLSIFINQRQKGYSKTPFFSQTCLPQSVFELGVEFSGANNVLLMSLMEETQEEEYYHGDDRLVSMIQSLEAEISDTEIAQMDDQDCSTSDSEADHWAEMNIISSLPFDEMNAWIPCGDEMMEHAPMEYEEASYIEDFQLCYGLFLQQQYRDTDYLAQGPSDK, from the exons atgtcgaggACCGCGAGGTCAAATCTTCTAGGACCGCGAG AGTGGCAACAAGCAAGGgctattatttgtttatataaagGTCCCTTTTTAACCTTTCAAACTCATCTTGCATTTGCAACAACCTTAATTGCTCTCACTTTATCCATTTTCATAAACCAAAGACAAAAGGGTTACTCAAAAACTCCTTTTTTTTCACAAACATGTCTTCCTCAGAGTGTGTTTGAGTTGGGCGTGGAGTTCTCAGGGGCCAACAATGTTCTTCTCATGTCACTGATGGAAGAAACACAGGAAGAAGAGTATTATCATGGTGATGATAGACTTGTGAGCATGATTCAGTCATTGGAGGCAGAGATCAGTGACACCGAAATAGCTCAAATGGATGATCAAGATTGCTCCACGTCAGACAGTGAGGCTGATCATTGGGCTGAGATGAACATCATCTCTTCCTTGCCTTTTGATGAGATGAATGCATGGATCCCTTGTGGAGATGAGATGATGGAGCATGCACCAATGGAATATGAAGAAGCAAGTTATATTGAAGACTTTCAGCTGTGCTATGGACTTTTCTTGCAGCAACAATATAGAGACACTGATTATTTGGCACAAGGGCCAAGTGATAAGTGA